The following nucleotide sequence is from Salvelinus namaycush isolate Seneca chromosome 23, SaNama_1.0, whole genome shotgun sequence.
TCCCTAGAAATAGGGAAGGGAGATTACCAGGGAAGGCAAACATGTAGTACAAAATAGGGAGCTTAGTTTGTTTTGCATCCGCCAGCTTTCTCTCAGGTACCCCTCGCGCATTCTCCCTCTGCTTCCATCAGTCAGTTCCCTCTGCTGAAGTGTGATTGATGCTAGCCTTTGTCATTCTCTACCTCTGTCATTCTCAACCACAGCAGCCCAGTAAAAAGAACAATCTGTCAAGATGTGACAGTGGATTGGATGGGTATAAACTATATGCCAATAGCTCCAACTAGCCCTCTCTGTGGATCACAGAGCCGTGGCACCCGCTGAAATGTGAACACTCCTGTCgtaacagacagggttggcttacaATCAATTCATTATTGACAACATAAACTATTTTTCCTCTGCATACATTAATTTTACCCAATAAATAAATTCTTTGTCTTTCAAATACATTGTCATCAGCagctgtgtggttgtggtcagtagttgggTTTTTCAGTAATTGCGTGGTCACTTGTGTggttgtgatcagtagttgtggtcagtgattgtggtcagtagttttggtcaggagttgtagtcagtagttgtgtggttcagtagctGTAGTTGTGCTCAGTAGTGgccagtagttgtggtcagtaattcTAGTCAGTAGTTATGGCCAATAGTGggcagtagttgtggtcagtagttatgtgattgtggtcagtggttgtggtcagtagttacgGTCTGTAGTTGTGGTCAGTTAGTTTtattcagtagttgtggtcagtagtggccagtagttgtggtcagtagttgtgtggatatggtcagtagttgtgtggttgtgggcagtaattgtggtcagtagttgtggtcaatagttgtgtggttgtggtaacAGCTTCgctctatccaatcagagcagAAGGATCAACGTACAGCCCACCATTCTCTTTACAGAGAGGCAAACTAGCCAGGTATTTATAGCACGGCGCACGATCCTGAGAATGAGGACGAAGCTAGTGAGCATTCGAGATCTTCACTGTATCATTGCAGGTCGCCCAGACCAGGGAAGCATTAGAAATCTTAACGCTAGCTGTTCGGTCCAAAACAGATTCACAAATCATGGGAATTTGTCGTGCCATGTAGATGTTTGTCTCCCTCCGAGGCACATGTTGCTAGGCAACAGTTGCCTTAGCAGGCCTGCTCCCTCCATGGCTAAAGCCAGTTTGAGAAACATGCTAGCAAACATTTGTACTATGGAACTAAATGAATACTGCACTCTGACCCACACAACTGCTTTGCTAGATTCATAATGCTGTTGTTAGACAAAGACAGGAAAGTTAATTTCAAAATGTGATGTAGTTGTATTGATATTTACAGCTGTTGTTGATAAGTAATGAATCTGCTAGCTTCTGACGTTACTGCATCTTTAATAAAAGCAGTCGATGGGTTACTAAAAGAGCTCCACATATTGATTGGTAGCAGCTATTCCTGTTCTGCTTTCAGATTTCAAAAtcagagaggtagaggaagatTTAATATGCTCTAAGTTTTGTCTGACTTGTTGGTGGAGTGGTCAAAGCGGTAGTTTGGAAAAAGTTTGGGGAAATGTATTAATGCAGTTAGATTGGTGTCGATAGATTGGTAACAGTTCATTATGTTCCAATTTCAGATTTGAAAAGCAGTTGTTGTCTTGGCAAAGTGGCCAACgtagctgatttgtgtcaaaaatTGCATTATAAACTGGATGGTTCAAGTCCTGAATATTCATtagctgacagccatggtatatcagaccgtatgccACGGGTATgataaaacatgtatttctactgctctaattacgttggtaaccagttcataCTAGCAGTAAGGCATcgcgggggtttgtggtatatggtcaatataccacggctaagggctgtatccaggcgctccgtgttgcgtcgtgcctaagaacagcccttagctgtggtatattggccataccaCACGCCCTCGTAATTGTTGCATTTACAGTGAATGGAAAGTTgaaagtgatgatgtcacaatgagGCCTTTAGAATGTTGAGGAAATCCTTTGAAAGTGGATAGAGGACAAAAGAAAAGACAAAAAGTTTTGTAGCTtaaaaagtataaaatatatcGTAACGTTTTATACAAGCAACTCAGTCCAGACCAGTCTGCACATTTTGAAGTTTGAATGACATTTCTAGATTAAATGGTGTAAGAGGAATAGCGTGCAAATGAAGAAATATAATGAGAAGAAGTATGTTGATGATTTAACGTGGGGGCTCTTGCTTTGCACGCCCCATTAGCTAGCTGAAACAAGCCATCTGCATTCATGCTTCtagtcattgttgctagctatctgactgATCAGAGTAACAACAATGCAGAGCCTTTTTCCTTTTTGTCGTGGCGTTGCCAACCCACTAGCCTGGGTGCAAGTCTGCTTCTGCTGACATTCCACTCCTTGCACTCCGTCTGTGTGAAGTGGAATGttagcagaaacagactggtacccaggctaccaACCCACCCGTCTATTGGCAGTTATGATCACATCACAGTGTGTTAACATATTGGCCAAGTACAAACACATTCATTTCTTTAATTACCAGCCCCTGGTAACGCAGGGGCTGGGCTGAGCTGGGGTAATTGGCTGATGGGATTGCTTGGTTCTCCTGATCTGATCTATTTCCATGTTGAGCAAGGCTGGTGTGACTGCAGTACTATAGTCTTCAGTCATTTACCGTCCAAACAACACACTCACTCGTACCACAGGGTTGTTTACAGGCCCATACAcccagcacacacactcactatcTCTTTCCCAGAATGAAATATTGAGATGGGACGAGAGGATTTAAAAATAGCCCCTGTGCAGTCCTCTCAGCGCTGACGCCAAGCCGCGTGGTGAGAATACCACCGCCCGCCGTGTTGCAGCGTGCCGCACTGCATGGCCCACAGGACCAGACAGAAAACAACTggccttgtctctctgtctctttttcctcctccactctctatcgctctctttctctccctctctctctgtccctcctccttctacccacccacccacccacacacatccGTCCATCATTTTTCTCTTTTTACTTTGCCACTCTTTCACTCGCTCTCCCTTGGAAACATACTTGAATAGGCTACTTGATTTGGATGCAGTAGAATACAAAGGACTCAAATATTTTGGAGATCACGCTGGATGCTTTGATTAGGGAGGCATGTTGACTCGTGATggacacacactcaaacacacaaacaaacacacatcagGGCTATATTGGCCTAGGTtgaccagccaggtcacccgttaCACAAATCAGTATTCGACATCCGTTCGTGTCTGAGGACATTGGGCGACGACGTGGAAACCGGCcgctaggggcaacagtgagcgctgaaGGTTTCGGTTTTGATTTGATTTCCTAGAGCGATTCCACGTTGCAAGTTGAAATTCAGCAATAGAAAGTCATTttttagatttttgttttaagcctataccgaaccttaacccttaccttaaccattcagagttaatgcctaaccttaagatttcagagttaatgcctataCTTAACCTTAAATACTTTGAtatttgacgtttggaacaacaAAACATCgatgaacatctaattctgacgtgagactgtgagagctagttgaggtgtgtatgtatgtacacacCTGTGTGTATTGTGCCCCAGGGTCAGCTCTTTGGGTAAGTGATAATACTAACAGCTGTTTAACAGCCAGGCCACTATAAAAATAGCTGGAGATAAGAAAAGAACGGTCATGTAGGCTTCTGCTGTTggtgaaaaacaaatgatgtcatcactctttctcttcctcattctcactttctctctctgtagagcATTTCAATTTCTGTCTCCCAGTGTGCCAAATCATTGAATCCCAAATTGTTTACTTACAAATCTaatcatattctctctctctctctctccttccctccctcctccgtcCCTTCCAGGGGTATGGTGTGCTTCAGCGCTGGAGGTGTCAGTGGGGAAGGTGCCCTTCATGGAAGCGATGAACGGCAGCACGGTGCTGTTACCCTGCATCTACTCCAGCTGCATCGGCATCAAGAACCTCTACTTCAACTGGCACTACAACGACAACGGCACCATGGCGAAGGCACGACACCGACTGACACGGTCACCTCCCTCACCAACACCCCCTCAATGAGCAACGTGACCTCCCACTCATATCTCAACATCTCTCCCCCTCACCCCTgttctccattcctcctctctctcttcctcccgttctccctatccctcttccactccctcctcttctcctccccctctccccctccctattcCTCTCCAGCTGTGTGAGGCTGTGATCCCTATAGAAGGTGTGGAACCACGGGTGCAGGTGTACCAGGAGCGGATAGAGTTTGTGGGCAGCAGTAAGCACAACAACATCTCCATCCTGCTTTTCAACGTGACCTTCGAGGACGAGGGAGAGTACACCTGTTTCGCCCGGAACCCCAAGGAGAAGAACCGTAACCACAGCGCCATCTTCACCCTGTTCGTGGTGGATGAATGTAAGACACTGCACACTCCCTGACTGCATACGACATACCCATTGGTGACATCTTCCTACTTTAGGTTTAGGCCACCCAGTCACCAGTCTTTTTGATGTCTTCAAGTGGAAGTAGGGGTAAATATTTGCTTCATTTGTCATGTGTCTAAGTTCCACATTGTATAATGGCTCAAGAATACCCTGATATCAGTTCCATGGTCAAGTGGTATGTTGCAGCATCATCTATTTATTGTCCAACCGAATGTGTTGATTGCAGTGTATACACAGTATGCACTAGAATCGATTCCTTGGAGGTAAAAGCTATATGGAAATGTATCCTATCTCCTCATGAGCGGATCAATTGATCTCCCAGCGCTGTGGTTGTGAGACGGATCCACACCTCCTCt
It contains:
- the scn4ba gene encoding sodium channel, voltage-gated, type IV, beta a, translated to MRTTAQPIFIRVLAYRPYSELCTCAGCYEEERTVSSLGVWCASALEVSVGKVPFMEAMNGSTVLLPCIYSSCIGIKNLYFNWHYNDNGTMAKLCEAVIPIEGVEPRVQVYQERIEFVGSSKHNNISILLFNVTFEDEGEYTCFARNPKEKNRNHSAIFTLFVVDELKVVDNTVTTIIVSVVGGVIGLIIVVMVTKTVVLLILKKSAEKNKECLVSSGQDNTENGLNTAKADNKATPKA